One genomic region from Chthonomonas calidirosea T49 encodes:
- the rbsK gene encoding ribokinase: MEFPITVVGSANVDMIMQVERFPAPGETVSDGQFSQAFGGKGANQAVAAARAGGRVAFLGCVGADAFGEAILENLRRDGIFTEPVVKSVSEPTGIAMILINKQGENCIAAAPGANNALTSAHIESYAAFLKRSRMVVIQAEIPRIAVEKTFEVLADSETAILFNFAPIRKEAPKLSPRITYLVVNETEAAYLSGVQVGTFREAEQAARILRRQGPQNVLLTLGANGVWVETPQGGFHAPALPVQAIDTTAAGDVFCGAFATATTQGQPIHEAVHFACAAAALCVTRLGAQPSIPYREEVETLLKQQSPCS, translated from the coding sequence ATGGAGTTTCCAATTACTGTGGTTGGCAGCGCAAATGTGGATATGATCATGCAGGTGGAGCGATTTCCGGCGCCAGGGGAGACGGTGAGTGACGGCCAGTTTTCGCAGGCTTTCGGAGGCAAAGGGGCCAACCAAGCCGTCGCTGCAGCGCGTGCTGGAGGGAGGGTTGCTTTTTTAGGATGTGTTGGGGCCGATGCCTTTGGCGAGGCCATTCTGGAAAACCTCCGGAGAGATGGCATTTTTACCGAACCAGTTGTTAAGAGTGTTTCGGAACCAACCGGCATTGCGATGATCCTGATCAACAAGCAAGGCGAGAACTGCATTGCAGCTGCTCCAGGCGCCAACAACGCCTTAACCTCCGCGCATATCGAGAGTTATGCGGCTTTCCTGAAGCGCAGCCGCATGGTGGTAATACAGGCAGAGATTCCACGCATCGCTGTGGAAAAAACCTTCGAGGTGTTGGCCGACTCTGAAACGGCCATCCTGTTTAACTTCGCCCCCATTCGTAAAGAGGCTCCCAAACTTTCCCCACGGATCACCTACCTCGTAGTCAATGAAACCGAAGCGGCCTACCTTAGCGGCGTGCAGGTCGGCACTTTCCGCGAGGCGGAGCAGGCCGCCCGGATTCTACGAAGACAAGGGCCCCAAAATGTGCTCCTCACGTTAGGGGCCAACGGTGTGTGGGTCGAAACGCCTCAAGGCGGCTTTCATGCCCCAGCGCTCCCTGTGCAGGCGATAGATACTACTGCCGCCGGCGATGTGTTCTGCGGTGCATTCGCCACGGCGACTACACAGGGACAGCCCATCCACGAGGCCGTGCACTTTGCCTGTGCAGCTGCAGCTCTCTGCGTTACCCGTTTGGGTGCCCAGCCCTCTATTCCGTATCGTGAGGAGGTAGAGACCTTACTTAAGCAGCAAAGCCCCTGTTCTTAG